The Prosthecobacter fusiformis sequence ACGGGAATAAGCAATCAACGGGCTTTCTCGCACGTTTGAATCCATACATCCATCATGAACAAGAACACGTTACTTTTCATAGCCCTGTCCAGCCTGTCCCTCGTCGCCTGCGCCGAAGACAAACCCAAAACCGATCCGACCATGCCCAAGCCCGAAGTCACCCTCACAGAAGCTGAATGGAAAAAACGCCTCACTTCTGAGCAATACGCCGTCACCCGCCAGGCAGGCACAGAGCGCCCCTATGGTGCCATTTATGAGGAATTCGAAAAGCAGGGAGAGGGCACTTATTACTGCGTGTGCTGCGGGGTGGAGCTCTTCACATCGAAAGAAAAATTTCACTCCGGCTGTGGCTGGCCTTCCTTCTATGATGCCTCCACGGCGAAGAACGTACTGGAGCGGGCGGACAATGCCCACGGCATGGTCCGCACAGAAACGCTGTGCAAACGCTGCGGAGCCCATCTGGGGCATGTCTTTGAGGGAGAAAGCGTCTCCGCCAAGACCCCCACGAAGCGCCGCTTTTGCATCAATGGCGTGGCTTTGAACTATGTCCCCAAAGGTGGAGCCGCCCCCAAGCTGCTGGAGCTCACCGATGCGGCCGTGGACAAAAAGAAAGAAGAGGTGGCCAAGGAAGCTGGCGTGGAAGTACAGAAACCTTGAGGCTTGCCAAGACCGGTCTGGCCTCGCTAAACTGAGGCCATGAACCGCACGCTGATCATCCGCCTGGGTCTCATCGCTTTGTTTATCCTGCTGATCCGGATTGGCTGGGAAAAAGTGAAGGGGGATGATGGGCTGGCGCTTGTGTTTTTCGTCGCCATCGGATTTATCCTGGGCTTGGTGGTAGTCTTCTACGCCTTGCCTTGGTTTGGAGACCTGATAGGAACCATTGTCTATTCATCCGGCGAAAAAGTGCAGGTGAATGAAGGGCTGAAAGCTGCCGCCAAACTGGCCCAGGGTGACTACGAAGGTGCCATCGCTGAGCATGAGAAGGCGCTGGCAGCCGATCCATCGCAGAGCTTTCCCATTGCGGAAATTGCCAAAATTTGTGCGGACAGGCTTAAAGATCCTGTGCGTGCTATGGGCATCCTGAAGCAGCACCTGGCCGCGCGTGAGTGGCCGGAGGATGATGCCACGTTTCTGCGTTTCCGCATTGTGGACCTGCAACTGGCGCACTTTCATGACTTTGCCGCCGCACGCAGTCTACTGGAGGGAATCATCGCCGACTTCCCCAACACGCGCCACAGCGCTAATGCCCGCCACAAACTAAACGAGCTGGAACAGGCCGAATATAAGTCC is a genomic window containing:
- the msrB gene encoding peptide-methionine (R)-S-oxide reductase MsrB: MNKNTLLFIALSSLSLVACAEDKPKTDPTMPKPEVTLTEAEWKKRLTSEQYAVTRQAGTERPYGAIYEEFEKQGEGTYYCVCCGVELFTSKEKFHSGCGWPSFYDASTAKNVLERADNAHGMVRTETLCKRCGAHLGHVFEGESVSAKTPTKRRFCINGVALNYVPKGGAAPKLLELTDAAVDKKKEEVAKEAGVEVQKP